The nucleotide window CCAGACATTTTCCCGTTTCCCCATTTCATTCCCATCCAATAACTCATTTTACGATTATTGTACACGATCGAATCTCGCTTAGTCATACATTCCGACTGGGCGAGAAACTTATTATTCCTTCCAACCAGGTCAGCGCGGCTTACCATTTAAGCCATGGACAAAATAAAAACAGGCCCCGCAAAGAGCCTGTTTCAGTACATCTATTATAGAATGTTGAATTTGCCTTTTTTAAGAACCATTGAAGGTCCGCCAATCATATAAAGCGCACGGTTGTCGATCATCTTTTTCATGAAGGAAGCTTTCGTGCCGACCATTTTCTTGCCGAATGCAACGCCGATTGCGTCATCTTCACCAAGGGAACATACTGTTCCTTTGATATCTGGAGTGAAGGTTTCAAGCTCGGTTTTGCCACGGACAAGTGCTGCAAGGTTCCTTGCGCATACTTCACCCTGCTGCATCGCAATTTGTGCAGTCGGAGGGAATGGACGATTGATTTCTTCATTGATGATCAATGAGCAGTCACCGACGATGAATACATCATCTGAACCTGGCAGGCGAAGGTCCGGCTGGACTTTCACACGACCGCGCATTGCTTCAATGCCCGATCTTTCGATGACAGAGCTGCCGCGTACACCAGCTGCCCAGACCACTGTGCCAGCTTTGATTTCTTCGACTTCTTCCTCACCTTTTGCGACGATGATTCCTTCTGGAGTGGCTTCCTTGATTGCTGTTCCGATGCGGAATTCCACGCCTTTTTTCTCGAGCGTAGCAACCGCATAGTTGACAAGTTCAGGGTCGAAACCAGGCAGAACCATTGGCGCTGCTTCAACGCATACGATTTTTACTTTATGGTAATCCACATCATATTCACGGCAAAGTTCAGGAACCCGGTTTGTCAGTTCACCAAGGAACTCGATTCCTGTGAAGCCCGCACCGCCGACAACAATTGTCAGGCGCTCATCTTTCCTCTCGGCTTCAGTATTATATGTTGCGAATTGATATTCGATATGCTCACGGATTTGTCTTGCTGAGTTGACATTGACGATAGAGAAAGCATACTCTTTCAAGCCTTTAATACCAAAAGTTTCAGGTTCAGCACCCAGGGCGATGACCAGATAGTCATAGACGATGTCACCGTTCTCAAGGATTACACGCTTCTCATCCATCTTGATCTCTTCAACAGATCCCTGGACGAATTCAACCTTATGGCGATCGATTACATCACGAACATCATAGCGGACTCTGTCATGATGCAAAGTTCCTGCAGATGCTTCATGCAGCCATGTAGTTTCATAGTGGTAATCATTTTTATTGACAAGGACAATGTCAGCCTCGTTTACTCCAACAGCTTTTTGTAAACGGGTAGCTGTCATTAATCCCCCGTATCCTGCTCCTAAGATTACGATCTTTGGCTTTCTCAAAGTGATCACTTCCACCTTTTTAAAATATTTTTGGTCGACTGGCTTCTCTCTCTTTGCTGCCATCATTTCCCGGATAAGTTTGTGATATTATTCACTAAAATGTTCAAAAAAATGTCCTGAAAATGTCACAAAATCTTAACATTCTTACCTACAATCCATCTTATTCTTTTTACGCCGCATTTTCAAGCGATTCATTTAACTTGGAAATATTCAGAAAATAGGATAATTTCACTATTTACCCGTTTTGTAAAGAGAATTTTCTATGAAATATATTGTTCCACAAGCTTTCTTCTATTATGATTAGGAGTTTATTTTTTCAATTTATGGTATTATAACAATTGGAGCAATTTTACTACATAGTGAGGGGGATATGGAGTGAAAGAAGATCAAAAAGTTTATGACATCACGATTATCGGCGGGGGGCCTGCTGGTCTGTTCACTGCTTTCTACGGCGGAATGAGACAAGCATCTGTTAAGATCATTGAAAGTTTGCCACAGTTAGGCGGGCAATTATCTGCACTTTATCCAGAAAAGTACATATATGATGTTGCCGGCTTTCCAAAAGTCCGTGCCCAGGAGCTGATCAACAACCTGAAGGAGCAAATGGCGAAATTCGAGCCTGCGACTGCTCTTGAACAGTCTGTTGAAAAGCTGGAGAAGCTGGAAGACGGAAATATCAAGCTGACTACTGATAAAGAAGTTCATTATACAAAAACAGTCATCATCACTGCCGGAAACGGTGCGTTCCAGCCACGCAGACTTGAACTTGAAAGCGCTGCACAATACGAAGGCAAGAACCTGCACTATTTCATCGACGACTTGAACCAGTTCGCTGGACAAAAGGTCGCTGTACTGGGCGGCGGGGACTCTGCTGTTGACTGGGCATTGATGCTCGAACCAATTGCTGAGCAGGTAACCATCGTTCACAGACGCGATAAGTTCCGCGCCCACGAGCACAGTGTTGAAAACCTGCAAAATTCAAAGGTTGATATCAAAACACCTTACGTTCCAGCAGAACTGATCGGTGATGGAGAAAAGATCAGCCAGCTAGTACTAAAGGACGCAAACAGCGAAGAAACAGTCGCTGTGGACGTTGACGCGGTCATCTGCAACTTCGGTTTCGTTTCATCTCTGGGACCAATCAAGGAATGGGGCCTTGAAATCGAAAAGAACGCCATCGTCGTCAACTCCAAAATGGAGACGAATATCCCTGGCGTTTACGCTGCAGGCGATATTTGCACATACGAAGGAAAAGTCAAATTGATCGCAACCGGATTCGGTGAAGCACCTACAGCTGTCAACAACGCGAAATCCTATATGGATCCAAAAGCGAAGACACAGCCGCTTCATAGTTCATCGATGTTTAATTAAAAGACAAAAGCAAGGTCCGCGTATGGACCTTGCTTTTATTTAGCATTCTTCAGGTGTTCCTTCACGTGTCGCTGTCTTAAAACTGGAACCACAGCCGCATGATGCGATCGCGTTCGGGTTGTCGATTGTGAAGCCGCCGCCCATTAAAGACTGCTTATAGCTGATTGTTGTGCCATTCAGCACTGGAGCGCTTTCCTTATCGACAAGGATCTTGATGCCGTGCTGCTCGAGCTGGCTGTCACCCTCTTCGACTTCATGCGCGAAACCCATTCCGTAAGACAGGCCGCTGCAGCCGCCGCCTTTTACAGAAACACGCAGGAAAGCGTCTTCCGTTTCATTTTGCTTCATCATATCTTTAATCTGCAATGCAGCTTCTTCAGTAATAATTACGATATTTTCCATTTTATTAAAACCTCCTTGTTCCCTTTCTTATAGTATATACAGCATTTTTCCAATCCTCAACCAATCAGGCTGAAAAAGAATATTCTTCAATTTTTTCCTCCAACAGCCAAATAACTTGGTATAATAGACCTAAACAGATTCACAAAAATCATAGGATATTCGGCAGGTGACAAAGATGTCTCAACTAGTACCTCTTTTTGATAAAAAATACACATGTGCCATGTGCGAGCATTCTTTTACGACCAAGAAGGTTCGCTCCCGTTTTGTGAAAGTCCTCAGCTTTGATTCTGACTTTGCCCCTCAGTATGCCGACGGTTTTGAAAATCCCAATCTTTACTATACCAATGTCTGCCCTGACTGCGGCTATTCTTTTACCGATGAGTTCAGCACTTATTTTCCGCCAGGCGCCAAGCAGGTCATCCAGGATAAAATCTGCAATCAGTGGGCTCCTCATAACTACGGCGATGAGCGGACAATCCAGGAGGCAATGAATACTTTCAAGCTGGCAGCCTATAGTTCGACACTGAAGAAAGAGAAACATATTGTTGCGGCCGGTCTCTATATAAGGCTTGCCTGGCTGTATCGCTCCACTGAAAACCATGAACAGGAAAACCGTTTTTTAAAACTGGCCCTTAAGGAATATACCGAGTCGTATAGCACTGGTGATTATAAAGGCACCCAGGTCTCAGAACTGCGCCTCATGTACCTGATTGGCGAGCTCTCAAGAAGAATCGGTCAAACGCAGGACGCCGTCCGTTTTTTCTCGAAGGTAATAGAAAAACAGAGACAGTCTGTCGAACCGCAAATCATCCAGCTCGCCAAGGACCGCTGGCAGGAGATGCGGGAAAGACAAGCCGTTTCCGGAAACTAAACTTTCTATTTCATGGAAACAAGTGCAGAAACTGAATTTCTCTAAATCATGAAAAAAGCTGGCGAATGGAACGATTTCCATGCCAGCTTTTTTTCTATATTAAAACATAGGATTTTCAT belongs to Mesobacillus sp. AQ2 and includes:
- a CDS encoding NAD(P)/FAD-dependent oxidoreductase; the encoded protein is MRKPKIVILGAGYGGLMTATRLQKAVGVNEADIVLVNKNDYHYETTWLHEASAGTLHHDRVRYDVRDVIDRHKVEFVQGSVEEIKMDEKRVILENGDIVYDYLVIALGAEPETFGIKGLKEYAFSIVNVNSARQIREHIEYQFATYNTEAERKDERLTIVVGGAGFTGIEFLGELTNRVPELCREYDVDYHKVKIVCVEAAPMVLPGFDPELVNYAVATLEKKGVEFRIGTAIKEATPEGIIVAKGEEEVEEIKAGTVVWAAGVRGSSVIERSGIEAMRGRVKVQPDLRLPGSDDVFIVGDCSLIINEEINRPFPPTAQIAMQQGEVCARNLAALVRGKTELETFTPDIKGTVCSLGEDDAIGVAFGKKMVGTKASFMKKMIDNRALYMIGGPSMVLKKGKFNIL
- a CDS encoding NAD(P)/FAD-dependent oxidoreductase, which produces MKEDQKVYDITIIGGGPAGLFTAFYGGMRQASVKIIESLPQLGGQLSALYPEKYIYDVAGFPKVRAQELINNLKEQMAKFEPATALEQSVEKLEKLEDGNIKLTTDKEVHYTKTVIITAGNGAFQPRRLELESAAQYEGKNLHYFIDDLNQFAGQKVAVLGGGDSAVDWALMLEPIAEQVTIVHRRDKFRAHEHSVENLQNSKVDIKTPYVPAELIGDGEKISQLVLKDANSEETVAVDVDAVICNFGFVSSLGPIKEWGLEIEKNAIVVNSKMETNIPGVYAAGDICTYEGKVKLIATGFGEAPTAVNNAKSYMDPKAKTQPLHSSSMFN
- a CDS encoding iron-sulfur cluster assembly accessory protein, encoding MENIVIITEEAALQIKDMMKQNETEDAFLRVSVKGGGCSGLSYGMGFAHEVEEGDSQLEQHGIKILVDKESAPVLNGTTISYKQSLMGGGFTIDNPNAIASCGCGSSFKTATREGTPEEC
- a CDS encoding DUF2225 domain-containing protein, with amino-acid sequence MSQLVPLFDKKYTCAMCEHSFTTKKVRSRFVKVLSFDSDFAPQYADGFENPNLYYTNVCPDCGYSFTDEFSTYFPPGAKQVIQDKICNQWAPHNYGDERTIQEAMNTFKLAAYSSTLKKEKHIVAAGLYIRLAWLYRSTENHEQENRFLKLALKEYTESYSTGDYKGTQVSELRLMYLIGELSRRIGQTQDAVRFFSKVIEKQRQSVEPQIIQLAKDRWQEMRERQAVSGN